One Panicum virgatum strain AP13 chromosome 9K, P.virgatum_v5, whole genome shotgun sequence genomic region harbors:
- the LOC120647792 gene encoding uncharacterized protein LOC120647792, protein MAGRRCFLPLSRLVLLVVLLGAALHGGGAVARLCVTPGVLHRPLQVITEPPGAVAEGPGDAAQAGAGCGPDRSEAGGEVILAGFAAALIIVIVCYIRITRESSSTRVGEKQQGRLGGF, encoded by the exons ATGGCTGGCCGCCGCTGCTTCTTGCCATTGTCAaggctggtcctcctggtggtTCTTCTTGGTGCTGCCCTTCACGGCGGTGGTGCCGTGGCCAGgct GTGTGTAACACCCGGCGTGTTACACAGGCCACTGCAGGTCATCACCGAGCCGCCTGGCGCCGTGGCAGAGGGACCGGGGGACGCTGCGCAGGCCGGAGCAGGTTGCGGGCCCGACCGTTCTGAGGCCGGCGGGGAGGTGATCCTCGCCGGGTTCGCGGCCGCGTTGATAATCGTTATCGTCTGCTACATCAGGATCACCCGGGAGAGCAGCAGCACTAGAGTCGGAGAGAAGCAGCAGGGAAGATTAGGAGGGTTCTAA